Proteins from a genomic interval of Maniola jurtina chromosome 8, ilManJurt1.1, whole genome shotgun sequence:
- the LOC123867356 gene encoding uncharacterized protein LOC123867356, translating into MDELLLTRLKLLATQIETLSNQALSLGSLNNDLIYNAEVIKTKLQNLSTRLNDDLNNYFRMVNVPEVDEISEISEIQLKAEESLAELIVKLKIFQNKTEISSTNRTADTITSCRLPKLNLPEFEGDILSWHQFWDQFQSNIDKRNITEVDKLLYLKSSLKGEARKAIEGLDTTNKNYSIAIKTLKERYGKDSHLVDAHYSALSKVATTDSTITSCRGALNDIEKHLRVLESLGENVNHNHLRHLIFSKFPEDLIYELKLKTKDDSISEIRKELEKIITAREDANRITNGSNTKEVENYTVETLHVTQENRGRSHYRKDRIPPRREIRKNNWQTPVERMEPRRFRKRRFSQWEERKERREDTTSKGSNTTEGEVVSKRMKVSCVFCKGDHYNDLCDKYKTAKERKSRLGDRCYGCLMRNHRIAQCYNDKNSCYYCKKRGLHHRALCPQKFPSKTETTTLTEVDRR; encoded by the coding sequence ATGGATGAACTATTATTAACAAGACTGAAACTTCTCGCCACTCAAATAGAAACTCTCTCGAATCAAGCTCTTAGTCTCGGCTCTCTGAACAATGACTTAATCTACAATGCAGAAGTAATCAAGACTAAATTGCAAAACCTATCGACGAGATTAAACGATGATTTAAATAATTACTTCAGGATGGTAAATGTTCCCGAAGTGGATGAAATTAGTGAAATTAGTGAAATTCAGCTCAAGGCGGAAGAAAGTTTAGCGGAActaattgtaaaattaaaaatattccaGAATAAAACGGAGATTTCATCGACAAATAGGACAGCTGATACTATAACATCATGTCGTCTACCTAAACTGAATCTTCCAGAATTTGAAGGGGATATATTAAGCTGGCATCAATTTTGGGATCAGTTTCAGTCGAATATCGACAAGAGAAATATAACAGAAGTGGACAAATTATTATATCTTAAATCCTCGTTGAAAGGAGAAGCAAGAAAGGCTATCGAAGGTCTTGACACAACGAATAAGAACTACAGCATTGCGATTAAAACTCTTAAAGAAAGATATGGAAAGGATTCTCATCTAGTTGATGCTCATTACTCGGCACTTTCGAAGGTGGCTACAACCGATTCGACAATAACGTCATGTCGAGGAGCGCTCAACGATATAGAGAAACATTTGAGAGTTCTTGAGTCACTAGGAGAAAACGTAAACCACAACCATTTACGTCATCTCATATTCAGTAAATTTCCTGAAGATCTTATTTACGAGTTGAAATTGAAAACCAAAGATGATTCCATAAGCGAAATACGAAAGGAATTGGAAAAAATAATCACGGCTAGGGAAGATGCTAATAGAATTACTAATGGAAGCAACACTAAGGAAGTGGAAAATTATACAGTTGAAACTTTACATGTAACTCAGGAAAATCGAGGAAGAAGTCATTACAGAAAGGATAGGATACCACCTAGAAGagaaattagaaaaaataattgGCAAACACCTGTTGAGAGAATGGAACCTCGAAGATTTCGTAAGAGACGGTTTTCACAATGGGAAGAACGTAAAGAACGGAGGGAAGATACAACATCAAAGGGAAGTAATACGACAGAGGGTGAGGTTGTCTCGAAGAGGATGAAGGTATCATGCGTGTTTTGCAAAGGCGATCACTACAACGACCTTtgtgataaatataaaacagcCAAGGAACGGAAGTCACGGTTAGGAGACAGATGTTACGGTTGTCTCATGAGAAATCATCGGATCGCGCAGTGCTATAACGATAAAAATTCTtgctattattgtaaaaaacgtGGTCTACATCACAGAGCATTGTGTCCTCAGAAATTTCCATCTAAAACCGAAACTACCACTCTAACAGAGGTTGACAGAAGATGA
- the LOC123867355 gene encoding uncharacterized protein LOC123867355 produces the protein MNLRDWSSNSKQFMNRIPDGVEEKVVKILGLDWNLKHDTLHVKFTLTTEAYSKREVLKVIASIYDPCGFGVPHVLSAKLFLQGLWKTKVKWDTKFSKEMQDKWSEIRKELETIRGISIPRCYIKNVKSEEYHLHCFTDASLKAYAAVVYITHGAKTSFVIGKTRLVPIKYQQHLKIPRLELLGALIGCRLIKMVLKAFNMKLGYQTLWTDSQIVIEWCQSDKLLPPFVSRRVEEIRSNKELMIKYVPSELNPADIATRPMSSNEDKERWLTGPQFLSESDKQKTPVKYMSQSFFLSTREGLPNTSKEKDSNLELQNNFSGESIRAKEDSRTSYKESLCITETIKKLQAEYFTQEVAGKETDLSRNLKLFKDVDGLLRCKGRLQNAELSFDKRYPILIPKECDFTNNLIKKVHNDNYHVGANHTLSLIRQSYWIPKGKSQIQRMLKKCPRCIKHGAGPFKLPPTPALPVERVGYSEPFTFVGIDYMGPVLVKSGQKRWICLFTCLAVRAIHLELVQDLTAEEGLLALRRTIATRKVPQLITSDNATHFKLIAEILSKQYCIDNKIQWKFIPQLTPWFGGFYERLIGIVKNCMKRTLAKHMLSDSQLTTVVKEIEAVINSRPLTCVDSELDIILKPADFLTLGSCITIEGTVEDCLEKGTTIKVDLIKSWKRGLIIVREFKDMFVNRYLLSLRERYQHSHKEPRVTSKQSPAIGQIVQIKGENKNRETWRVGKIVSLKEGSDGLCRVAIVKVGDKNFTRSIAHLYPLEVQESEEDMEERFIRDDTSSELASATLAEPLEESTDRQITISEGIAQEENSPMIQIDEPIQETMECETLESEGRESIGDVIDSEEVGTLARDEEKEEDGRVGRVRRVAATKALQRIKEWTNNLLCLF, from the coding sequence ATGAACCTTAGAGATTGGAGTTCAAATTCGAAACAATTTATGAATAGAATACCCGATGGTGTTGAAGAAAAGGTTGTAAAAATTTTAGGCCTAGATTGGAATTTAAAACATGATACGTTACATGTAAAGTTCACGTTAACCACCGAAGCATATTCTAAACGGGAAGTATTGAAGGTAATCGCTTCGATATACGATCCTTGTGGATTCGGAGTACCACATGTTTTATCAGCTAAGCTATTTCTACAAGGACTTTGGAAGACTAAAGTTAAATGGGATACGAAGTTTTCAAAAGAAATGCAAGATAAATGGTCAGAAATCCGAAAAGAATTAGAGACTATTAGAGGAATATCGATACCTAGATGctatataaaaaatgtaaaaagcgAAGAATATCATTTGCATTGTTTCACAGACGCTTCACTCAAAGCGTATGCTGCAGTAGTATACATAACACATGGTGCTAAGACAAGTTTTGTCATAGGAAAAACACGATTAGTCCCTATAAAGTATcaacaacatttaaaaattcCTCGGCTAGAATTGCTAGGAGCTTTAATTGGTTGCAGACTAATTAAGATGGTTTTAAAAGCATTTAACATGAAATTAGGATATCAAACATTATGGACTGATAGTCAAATTGTCATAGAATGGTGCCAATCGGATAAATTGCTTCCACCATTCGTATCTAGACGAGTTGAGGAAATAAGGAGTAATAAAGAGCTCATGATTAAGTATGTTCCTTCAGAGTTGAATCCGGCAGATATTGCAACCAGACCGATGAGTTCCAACGAAGACAAGGAAAGATGGCTTACAGGTCCACAGTTTTTATCAGAATCCGACAAACAGAAAACGCCTGTGAAATACATGTCACAGTCATTTTTTCTTTCGACGCGGGAGGGTCTGCCGAATACCTCTAAAGAAAAGGATAGTAATCTAGAGCTACAAAACAACTTCTCAGGAGAAAGTATTAGAGCCAAAGAAGATAGCAGAACTAGTTACAAAGAATCGCTTTGTATTACGGAAACAATAAAGAAGCTACAAGCAGAATACTTCACTCAGGAAGTTGCGGGGAAAGAAACTGATTTAAGTCGTAATCTCAAGTTATTTAAGGATGTTGATGGATTACTACGGTGTAAAGGACGTCTTCAGAATGCAGAACTATCGTTTGACAAACGGTACCCTATATTGATACCTAAGGAATGTGACTTTACGAATAACCTTATAAAGAAAGTTCACAATGATAATTATCATGTAGGGGCGAATCATACACTTAGTCTCATCAGACAGTCATATTGGATACCAAAGGGTAAATCTCAGATTCAGAGGATGTTGAAGAAATGTCCAAGGTGTATTAAACATGGAGCGGGTCCATTTAAGTTACCACCTACTCCAGCGCTTCCTGTAGAAAGAGTAGGTTACAGCGAACCATTTACCTTTGTAGGGATAGACTATATGGGTCCTGTTCTTGTCAAGAGTGGACAAAAGAGATGGATCTGTTTATTCACTTGTTTAGCGGTGAGAGCTATTCATTTAGAATTAGTGCAAGATCTTACAGCGGAGGAAGGTTTATTGGCGTTGAGAAGGACAATAGCAACCAGAAAGGTCCCTCAACTCATTACATCAGACAACGCGACACATTTCAAACTTATAGCAGAGATTCTCTCGAAACAATATTGTATTGACAACAAAATTCAATGGAAGTTCATACCTCAGTTGACGCCTTGGTTTGGTGGATTTTACGAAAGATTGATAGGGATAGTTAAGAATTGTATGAAGCGTACACTAGCAAAGCACATGCTTTCAGATAGTCAACTAACTACCGTAGTCAAGGAAATTGAAGCTGTAATAAATTCAAGACCGCTTACATGTGTAGATTCAGAGTTGGATATAATTCTAAAACCAGCTGATTTTCTTACACTAGGAAGTTGTATCACTATAGAAGGAACTGTCGAAGATTGTCTAGAGAAAGGTACTACGATTAAAGTCGATCTTATAAAAAGTTGGAAGAGGGGTCTCATCATCGTAAGAGAATTCAAAGATATGTTTGTTAACAGATATTTACTAAGTCTCCGAGAAAGGTATCAGCACTCACATAAAGAGCCACGTGTCACATCGAAACAGTCTCCGGCGATAGGACAGATAGTGCAAATAAAaggagaaaataaaaatagagaaaCCTGGAGAGTAGGAAAAATTGTTTCACTGAAAGAAGGAAGTGATGGTTTATGTAGAGTAGCCATAGTAAAGGTTGGAGATAAGAATTTCACACGGTCAATAGCGCATCTGTACCCTCTAGAGGTTCAAGAGTCAGAGGAAGACATGgaagaaagatttataagagaTGATACTTCGAGTGAGCTTGCTTCTGCCACGTTAGCCGAGCCTTTGGAAGAGAGtaccgacagacagataactATCTCAGAGGGGATAGCTCAAGAAGAGAACTCACCTATGATCCAAATAGACGAACCCATTCAGGAGACAATGGAGTGTGAAACCTTAGAGAGTGAAGGTAGAGAATCTATTGGGGATGTTATTGATTCAGAGGAAGTCGGGACACTAGCGAGAGACGAGGAGAAGGAAGAAGATGGTAGAGTGGGTAGAGTGAGGAGAGTTGCGGCCACTAAAGCCCTACAGAGGATTAAAGAGTGGACGAACAACTTATTATGCCTATTTTGA